In Acidobacteriota bacterium, the DNA window ATACATTGACGACTGCAGAAAAGAATTGAAGCGTCGGTATATCGACTCTAGTGGTCTTGAACGAATCGGTCCGTACGTCAATTGGAAGGCATTGTACGAAGCCAGTTGATCAAAGTTGATCAAATCAGTAGCAACCATCAGGGCAATTGCCCCGCATACTCGCCATGACGTGACCCCGAATTGGCCCGAGGTAGACTTCGAACATGCCTTCCAGCCGTTTTCCGGTGACGAACAAGCGGACTGCAAACTTTCGAAAGGTCGAAAAAGTGGAACTATCAAGGACGACCAGGAGGCAAGATGTCTGAAGACTTGGAGAGTCTACGCTATCCGATTGGTCAGTTTGAACCTCCGTCCCGTATAGACGAGGGTCAAATCGAGAGGTGGATCAGCGACATCGAAACCCTTCCGGCCGACCTTAGGAGAATCGTCACGGGATTGACGGAAACCCAACTGGACACGCCCTATCGTCCCGGGGGCTGGACCATCCGCCAGGTGATTCACCATTTGCCGGACAGTCACATGAACAGTTTCATCCGGTTCAAATGGGCGCTGACCGAGGACCGGCCCAAGATCAAGGCTTATTTCGAGGACCGGTGGGCGGAACTGCCGGACTACGCAGTGACTCCGGTCTTGACATCTCTGGACTTGCTGGAGGCCCTACATCGGCGTTGGGTGGCGCTCTTGCGTTCCCTGACCCGTCAGGACCTTGACAGGACTTTCAATCACCCCGAATCCGGTCCTGCCAACCTGGCGGAAACCATCGGTTCCTATGCCTGGCACGGACGGCACCACCTGGCACACATCCGGGAGACTATCCGTCGCGAAGGGTGGAATTGCTGATAGTGACTCTGCGTTTAACGGACATCCGATGGCGAGGGGCTCTGCCGGAAGTCTTCTCAATAAACACCGGGAATGATCCGGTATTTCACCCGCGCTTGGTACTCTGCCCACTTTTCGGCGCCGTACTTCTCGGCACAGCACCTGTCGTCATCACGCTGACGGAAAATAAACTGCAGTACGATGAAGACAAAGTAGGTCCAGGCCCAAGGGTTGGTGAAGTAACCGAATGCCAGGGCAATTGACAGGGCCATGAACCCCTCGCCCATGTAGTTGAAGTGGCGGGCGATACCCCAAAAACCACTGCACAGGATCTTGCGGTCACCGGCCTCAATGGTTTCAGGCTCGATGAGCCCGAGAAACTTGCGCTCGGGCCATCGCTTGAAGGTGTATTTCTGCATGTTGGTGCCGCGGGAGATGGCCCAACCGAGCAGGAACAGCCCAGCCGTTCCGATCAACCACACATAGGTCCATGCCGGGGAGAATCCGGGGGATGGGTAAGCAGCCATACCCCACAACGGGAGAATGAACAGCCACCCGTAGACCATGAGGCCACCCCAGAACATCTTGAAGCCGAGTTTCTCATGGATCACATCGTAGGTGTATAGCTGGACTCGCTCAAAGATGAAGTAGTCTGTGCGTGGCAACTTGGTTTGAGACAATCTGCAACCGCGCAATGCCGCGCAATGCCGCGCAATAACATGCAGGAAATCAATGGGTTAGAGGCGGTGATGGCCGGAGTGTCTTGGTTTGAGACAAAAACGGTCGGGTGCAATCGTGGCGGATGGTGGCAACTTGAATTGAGACACGTCTAAAAACGTTTAAGGCGGGTTTAACAAAGGAGTTAACGTTAGTCTACCGGTCGGACGCGGCCGATTTGGGTGGCCAGGTCGAGAATTCGAAGGGAACACGAGCGGTCCGGTCGTTCAAGGTTGTGGAGTTGCGGCTGTCTATCAACGCTAAAACAAAGAAATGATCCACACGATCAAGAAAATGATGCTGCAAACAGTAAGGCAACCTACGAGTGGCGCATACCATGGCCGACCCGGCGACTTCTCCCCGCAGTGCGGGCAAGTGTCTGCGTTCCGGGCTATCTGCTGTTTGCAAGATTTGCATTCGATGGGTCTAGTTTTTGTATTCACAATCCGATCCGCAGGACATAAGTCCTTTAAAGTCTGCGTCCGACCCACTTCACCTCACCTATCACCCGGGCTGTTTTAGGCCAACGCGTCGTAGGCGATGAGGGGTTATCGCTCGAGAGCAACCACTGTCCAGCAGCATTCTTCTTTGCCCGCTTTACGACCAAGCCGTCCCCAGTCCAAACAACATAGACCCCATTGGTCCTTTGACGGCGCTGGGAGCGATCCACCAGGATCTTGCTACCGGACGGTAAGGTTGGCTCCATCGAGTCTCCGCTCACGCTGATCACGGTGCATAGAGTTGGATCGATGGCTTCACGATCCAGCCAACTGCGCTGGAAGGACACAAAGCCCACCACTCTTTCATCCAGTTCGGTGGCACCTCCTCCAGCCGCTGCAGCCAATTCCCGCACCTCGACCTGTCTAGATGGTGCCGTTAAGTCTGGTTTATGTGTTTCGATGGCTTGGGTAAGAGCTTCAGCCAAGTCTTCGCGGATTCCGGATCTGATCTCGTCGACTAAGTCTCTCCTTTCCGTCTCTCTCTCTGACTGTTCGCTGGTGACCCGACTACGCGGGGGACCTATGTATAGCTCTAGACCAAGACTAGAGCAGATTGCAGACAGGCGGCTAGTCTTGCAGTCACGACCCTCCAAGACATATCTAACCGCGTTTTCCGGCAAGCCGGCCCGAATTGCTGCGCGATAAGGCGTGATTTGTCGTCGGTCTAACTCTCGACGAATAGCCTCAATGATTTCCTCTTTGGTCACTCGCTTATTGTAGCGATATTTCCTCGCTACCGATAGCGATTTTATGTTGACAATGCGCTATGTGTAGCGGATAATGCCGCTATGGATAGCGAATCACTGCTCCGATTAGCCAGTATCTATGGCAAGAGCAAAAACCTTCGGCTCAATAGCGTGTCCACCTATATGTCCGGGTCAGGAGATGTTCTTGCGCGTCTGAGTCGGGGTCACGACATTACCACTCGGCGGCTAAGACGGTTTGTACAGTGGTTCTCCGACCACTGGCCCGCTGATCTCCCCTGGCCGGACGACATCCCACGGCCGACACCAACCGCCGCGATAGATCCTCAGGAGGCCGCGTGAGGGAGTACCAACTACCCCAGCGCCTGGCAATCGCACGGACCAAGCTGGGGCTTACCAGGAGGGAGTTGGGAGTCCGGGCGGGTCTGCAGAACGCGGAGTCCACAATTTCCCTTTTCGAGACCGCGACTTCCGTCCCTCACCTCTGGGCGCTCTGCCGCCTGGCCGATGTACTGAACACCTCCACTGACTACCTGTTGGGCCGGTCCGACTACATGCTGGACCCAGGAAGGGTGAAAAAACGATGAGAACCAAAACGATGGGACAACTGGTGGCTGACCTGCGGAACCGAGCCGAGGAACTGGAGTCCCGGGCGGGGCACCTGAAACAAACAGCCGATTTTCTTTCCCGCGAGTATGGCCTGGACGCAGAGCCCACTGAACAGACAACCGACCAGGCCCCATCCAACCCGGAGAAGCCCGGCTCGCCAAAGCTGATCCTGCTGCGCTGCACTGGGTCCAAGGACAGGCCCGACTGCGCAAACATGGTCAAGAGTCCCCGCAGGAGAAAAGACATCAAGTGCAAGGAGTGCAGGCGGCTCTTGAACAACGCCAGAGCGCGGAAAAACCGGGCCCGGATGAAGAAGTCGGCCGAGGACACGCACAAGACCGTCTGGCACGGCGAGGAGGGCCTGAGTTCAGGTGCTCCGTCTTCGATTGGTCGGGATCAGCTGGAGCGCTCGGGGGTTTGAATGCCGATCCGATACGCCAAGCTCTCAAAATCTGACCGGCTGCAGCGAGTTTATCGCCTGCTAGCCGACGGTGAGGAGCACTCGACCTTAGAGATTTCCATCCGGTGCGGGGTGGTCGCGGTGAGCGCGATCATCTCCGAGATCCGCATCCAGGGCGCCGAGATCACCTGCCGGCAGACCAGGTCTGCCGAGACGGGTGCGCGCCGCTGGCTCTATCGGATGGTGACCCCGGCTCCCGCCGAGATCCATGCCCAACTTTTGAAGGAGGCTGCGTGAAGGGTCTCACCGATGTGCGAATGACTGCCGTGCCGCCCAATCCTGACGCAGCCGGCCAGGCCGAAGTAGATCGTGGACCCGCCTTCGCCTATGACTCGGAGGCGCTTTGGGAATGGGCCAAGTCGCGCACCGGGAAACTGAGGGAGGAGGGGGAATACCGAGCTGGGGTGCTGCGCCAAGTGGTGGCCTTGACGGCACACGGTGAGACCTTGCAGGCGGCCTGTCAGTCGGTGTCCCGGGCCGAGCAGGTGAGCCTCGGGACGCTCAAGCGCTGGTACTACCAGGCGCGAAACTATCAGAGTCAGGACTGGGCTGCGGCGCTGATCCCGGGATATGTGGGCCGGGTGGTGCGCCAGGAGATTCCCTCGCCGGCCTGGGACTGGTTCACCTCGTACTATCTCACCCGAGCCAAGCCTACCTTGACCGAGGCCTACCGCCGCACGGCAGAGACGGCTGTCGCCCGGGGATGGGGAGAGATTCCCTCCCGGCGGACCTTCGCTAACCGCCTGAAAACCGACGTCACCTACACCAGGCAGGTTTTCCTGCGCGAGGGAGGCGAGGCCCTGGCCAGACTCTATCCGTCCCAGCGAAGGGACAAGCGCAGCTTCAGAGCGGGGGACGCAGTCTCTGGCGACGGCCTCAAGTTCGACAGGCTCTGGGTCATCTGGCCGGACGGCGAGGCTATCAACACGGCGACCGGCTGGTTCTGGGCAGACATCCGGACCGGCTACATCGCCGCGTGGCGGCTGGCGAAGACCGAGACCACCGACCTGTTCCGCCTGGCGACCTACGATCTGACGGGCCTGTTCAAGCCGCAGCTGGCCTGGGTTGACAACACCATGGTCGCGGCCAGCAAGGCCATGACCGCGGGGGCTGCCAACCGACGCCGAGGGCGAGACAAGGCGGACGATCCGGTCGGCCTGCTCCCCCAACTCGGCATCGAGGTCCGCTTCACCAACCCGGACAAAGAGATGGGATCCCCGGGAGCCAAGCCCATCGAGCGCAGCTTCGGCATCGGCGGGATCCACGACAAGGTAGCCACCCATCCTCGCTTTCTCAAGCGCGGCTACAGCCGGGCGACGGCCATCCCCTATGAGGAATTCGCCGAGGTGGTTCGGGGAGAAGTGACACGTTTCAATCAACAGCCCAAGCGCCGGACCGCCGCTTGCCGCGGGGTGCTGTCTTACGAGCAGGCCTTTCGGGAGCTCTTTGCCAAGGCCATTCCAACCAAGCTCACCGAGTCCCAGCGGGCGCTGCTTCTACTGATGCCGGAGGCGGTAAGGGCCCATAGCAAAAGCGGAGAGATCCGCCTCAAGGCCGGCCAGGGTCCGACGGGGCAGCGCCGGTACTGGACCGAAGCTCTGACGGAATTCAAGGGGAGGCAGCTGACGGCCTACTACGACCCGGCGGATCTCACCCGGCCGATCTCAGTCTACACGCCGCAGGGCCGCTATGTCGCCCAGGCCGAACTGCTGGCCGACACGGGCTTCGGCGACACGGCCGCGGCCCGTGAGTGGATGAAGAACAAGGGCCGGATGATCAAGGCGCAGAAGAAAGCCGCCAATGCCGAGCGGCGGATGAGGGACCTGGAAGTGGCAGCCGCCTACCCCGAGGCCGAGCCGGGCCCGCTTCCCGCTCCCGGTTTAGTTGCTGGAAATTTTGGGCAAAAGCGGCAGGTCGACGAGAAGCGCCGGGTGGTCGGTGGGGACTCTCCAACGGAGGACGACGTGGGGCTGAGCCCGGTCGATCGGTTTGTCCTTGAGAACCTGGAAGACTGGAAGAAAGAGAAATTCGGATAAGGAGGATTGAATGGCGGAATCGCTGGTCGTGCGGCGGGTGAAGGAGCAGATCGAGAAGGCCAGGCTCTCCCAGACGCGGGCAGCTGCTGAAATTGGCATTTCCGGTTCGGCTTTGTCCCAGTGGATTGCCGGCAAATATAAGGGCGACGCCACGGCCCTGACGGCCAAGGCTCAGCGATGGCTGGACTCCACGGCGAAGCGCTCGGAACTCGTGACCCGAATGCCGGATCCCCCTGAGTGGGTGGAAACGCCCACGGCAAAGCGAATCCTGGGCGGCCTGGGCTACGCGCAAATGGCTGCCGACCTTGCCATTGTCTACGGCGGAGCTGGGCTGGGGAAAAGCATATCGGCCACACACTATGCCGGCTCGAGCCCGAACGTCTGGGTTGCAGTGATGACGGCTGGCGGAAGAAGCATGGCTGGCTGCCTGGAACGGGTAGCGATGGCCTGCGGGGTGCGCTCGGTCAACGTCCGGCCCTGGAGGCTTGAGTCTGAGATTGTTGACCGCACCTCAGGCACTCACGGCCTGCTGGTTGTGGATGAGGCCCAGCACCTGGACACCCGAGCTCTGGAGGCGTTACGGGGCCTGCACGACCAAGCCGGCATCGGTCTGGCCCTGATGGGAAATGAACTGCTCTATTCGCGCCTCACGGGGGGCAGGCGGGCAGCCGAGTTCGCCCAACTGTTCTCCAGAGTCGGCAAACGGGTCCGGCTGACCCGTCCCGCCCAGGCCGACGTGGATGCCATCTTGAGAGCGTGGTCCATCAGCGGAGCCGCAGAGCGCGCCCAGGCTCTTGAAATTGCCCGCCAGCCGGGAGGGCTTAGGGGACTGACCAAGGCCCTGCGACTGGCGGCCATGATGGCGGCAGGGCAGGCAGTGGCCGAGACTCACCTGAAATCCGCTTGGCGAGAGCTGGCGGCTTAGTAGACGTAAGGAGGGAAGTGGAAATGGAGTTAGAAGCAACAATGACCAAGGCGACCACCCTGGAGGGCATTGCCGAGCTTTGCAAGACCTACACGGCCGCCAGGGAGCGCTTGGCGGATACCACCGAGGACATCCGCGCCGACCAGCGCCGGGCCCTGCGCCGTCGCCTGCGCCACCTCAAGGCCCGGGTGGCGGAGGTCTCGGTGGCGCGGGACCGCCTGCGGGAAGCCGTTGAGGACAACCCGAAGCTGTTCGAGCGACCTCGCACCAGGGCGCTTGAGGGCGTCAAGGTAGGCTACAGGAAACAGCCGGGGCGGATCGAGTGCGACGAGGAGCACGCGATCGCCCGCATCCGCAAGCTCCACCCCGACCGCGAGGCGGACTTGGTCCGGGTTCGGGAATCGCTGGTCCGCTCCGCGCTCAAGAACCTGGACGCCAAGACGTTGGCCTCAATCGGTGTCACCGTGGTCGAGGTGGACGACCAGATTGTCATCGCCGCGGCCAACGACGACCTCGACAAGCTGGTCGATGCACTGCTGAGCGATGAGGAGGTGGCGAAGCAGTGAGACGAGTCAAGAGGAAGAAGAAACGAAAAGAGGCTGCCGACCTGTTGCAAGGCCTTGCCCGGATCATCGATGCCCGCTTGAACGGAGACTCCAAGGTCGAAAACCGGGAGTGGGGATTCGCGCTGCTGGTCTTCCCGTTCGGCGACGCTGCCGAACCGCGCGTGATGGATTACGTGTCGAATGCCGACCGGCTCAATATGAGGGTGCTCTTCAAAGAGCAGCTTGCCCGGCTGGAAGCGAGGATTCAGGACAACGAGCCGTCGGACATTATGTAGAGGCGTGAGAAGTACATGGGTAAGAGGAAGACATCCGTACGGGCGTACAAACGCCGGGCCGCGCTGGCGAAGATCCACATCGCCAAGAAGCAGTTGGGGATGGAGGACGAGACCTACCGGGCCATGCTGCAGGAAGTGGTCGGTGTCGATTCCGCGGCCGACCTGGACATGCGCGACCTCGGCAAGGTCCTAAATCACTTGGCCGACCGGGGTGCGAAGTTCCGCGGCCGCGGCCGCCGATCGACGATCTCCTCGGTACCCCGGGAAAAGCGCCGCCTGCTGTGGAAGATCTACCAACTTCTGGGTGACCGGCCGGTGAAGTACGCGGTGTCCATTCTGCGGAACCAAGGCGGCCCGGATGCCCTGGAATGGGCTACTCCCACCCAGCTCCACAAGGTGGTGGCGGCCCTCGAATATGACCGGATGCGCAAGGCGAAGCGGGCGGCCAACGAGCGCGGCGCAGTGGATCCGGATCTGCTGATCGACGGCGTTTTGACTCTCCTTCTCGGTGTAGCCGCTTTTGCCGCCTGGTCTCTCATTCTGCTGGCCCTGGAGGCGTGAAGTGAACGACCTGAGGGAGATCGAAGACCTGATCGGAAGGGACGCCACCCAATGCCTGGTCCGGGATTTTGGGGGCAGAACCATCGGGATCCCCAAGCGCGCCACCGGCACACGCATGGCCCAGTCCGTAGGAGACGCCGCAGCCGGCAAGCTCTCCGAGCACTTTGGGGGCGAAAGGGTCTACATAGCCAAGACTCCGGACCGTCCCGGCCGTAATCGCGAAATCCGCAGGCTCAGGTTCGAGGAGGGCTACTCGATCAAGGACCTGTCTCCGCTCTTCAACCTCACCGAACGTCAGATCTGGAACGTCCTAAGCAGTCGTTAGTTCCCGGCTCCCAATTGATTTTGTGGTAACCTCCCAACGAAGTTGTTTGCTCTGGTTGGTGCCTCGTCGAGATATCTCAGTAAAGGCTGTATTCTGAAATAGATACGTGTATCTTCGTCTTCAACACAAGGGTTAAAGCTTATGAAATGTCCCTACTGTTCCGTTGCTTTCCACGACGACTGGTTTGACTGGTATTACTACGACGATGATGGCGACGAGTCTAAAGAAGTTTGCGACGGATCAGGGGTGTGCTGGCGCGTTTTCTGCGCGCAATGTCCAGAGTGTCTCAATTTGATTTTTAGATTACACAAAATGTCTCGAATCAATCGAAGCAATAGGAGAACAGAGAAAATAATCGTCTATCCGAAACACAATTCCCGCCCGGTTCCTCCAGAAGTCGACGAAAAATTCGCTCAGGATTTCCGAGAAGCATGCCTTGTCATTGCAGTTAGCGAGAAAGCGAGTGCAGCTCTCAGCCGCCGGTGCCTTCAAAACTTGTTGCGGGAAAAGTCAAGGGTAAAGGCAAGCCATCTCGTACAGGAGATCCAGGATGTGATCGCCTCCAATCAGTTGCCAAATCGAATTAATGAGTCACTTGACGCAGTCAGACAAGTCGGAAATTTTGCAACTCATCCTGTCAAGAGCAAAAACACAGGAGAAGTGATTGATGTCGAGCCTGCGGAGGCGGAGTGGTTGCTTGACACATTGGAGCAGCTATTTGAGTTCTACTTCGTTGAGCCAGCTAGACTAAAGAAGCAAAAGGCAGCCTTAAATAAGAAGTTGAAGGACGCAGGAAAGCCGTTGTTGAAATAGATTGTATGAACATCTCCGCCACTGCTTCCGTAGTGGCATCTCACCCTCCCACCCAGCTTCGAGTTCGGCAGACTTGGAGTCGATGAACCGCTGATCACAAACTAACCTGAAATCTTCATCTTTTTTCCCCGCCCGATCCTCCCCCACAATTCCCTAGTTACCTGGATTCGTGGCCTACGGAGGAGGCGGCATGCGACATTTTTCGTTGATCTGGTGGATGGTTGGCGTCCTGGCGGTTTCGCTGGTGCTTGTGGAGATCGGCAGCAACCTGCTGGAGGAAGCCTCGGCGCTTGAAGCGCCCTCGGTCTGGGGCTTGACCCTTCACGGTCAGGGCGAGTGGCTGTTCGACGTTTCGATGGCCCTGCTGGTCTTTGCGCTACTCGATGTGGTCCTGTTTCCCAAGATTAACATCGTGGAAGTCATCCTGGGCGCTGGAGAATGGTCCAAGACGGGTGAAGACATGATCCGGGCCGCCGTGATCCTGTCCTACTTCGGCATCCTGGCGGCCGTCATTCTCTCGGTCGGGACTTAAGCTGTGGCCAAGCCTACTGTGAAGCACATCCTTGAACGGTTCGTGATCCACGTCTTTAGTTCGACGGGTTTCCTGGTTTTGGCTATCTGGCTGTTCTGGGGCTTGGAGCGCTTCTCCTGGTGGGAACCCTTGAGCGGCTGGTGGCAGTTGGCCTTGCCGGCCACGCTTTGCTTCATGTTGGCTGCCAGCCGGGAAATCTGGGATGTTTCCCGAGGGGGATGGGTTGGGAAGTCGGTAATTGACTGGATCAGTTGGGCTGTTGGTCTCGGGTTAAGTTGCTACGGCCTCTATCGGCTGACGCCGCGGCTTACTGAGATCCTGTTACAAGTTGAGGGACTGACATGATTCGAGACGTCGCCGTTGCCCTGCTCTGTCTGGCGGTTCTAATCGTCCTTTTGGTCTTCATCTCAGTCGTGCCGGGACAAGCACAGAACATCTCTTCCGAGCACAAGGAAATCTTCTGCGAGGAAGTCGACCGCGCCGCAGCTTGGGATAGGTCTGACCGCTTGGCTGCCCGGACCTGGGTGGAGAGCAACTTCCGGACCGATGCCGTCAGCCCGGTCGGTGCAGCCGGCTGGAGCCAGTTTATGCCGCTGACCTGGCAGGAAGAAAGCGCCAGGACCGATCCAAGCTGCTCGGGTGTGCCCGCGACCGATCCCGCTTGTTCGGCCCGGGCTCAGATCCGCTACACCCGGATGCTACGCCGCATGGTCGCTGTCCGATCCCTGACGATCCAGGATCTCAAGGCCAAGCAGGACATAGCCTACAACGGTGGGATCGGCAACCTATGGAAAGAGGAGCGGGCCTGCGCCCGACGGTCTGGGTGCGATAGCCGGCGCTGGTGGGGACACGTCGAGGGTGTTTGTCTAAGGCACCCTGCTGCCTGCCGCGAGAACCGGGCCTACCCCGTCAAGATCAACCGGGTTCTACGGAACCCCCAGCGCATGGCGAGGCTACCTCGATGCGAGCAGTGATCGGCGCAATTTTCTGGTGGTGCGGAGCGGTGATTCTTGGCGTGGTAGCTTGGGCTGTTCTGATCACGTCCCTTAGTTGCCTGTTGGGTAACACCGTCACGATCACAAGACCGGACGGAGTGGTGGTTATCAAGTGCCGGGACTGCCCTGAATTGAAGGTGACGGTCCAACCAGAGGATTGTCCATGACCACCCTCCCTCCAGCTCTTTTCACGATCGCTCTCCTGCTGGTGGCCTTTCTGTTTTGCGGGAGGCTCATCAACTGGTGCGTTCCGCTGATCCGGCGCCGGGTGGTAGCCAAGTTTCAGGACAGGACTCCCGAGGACATCGAACCCCGTGCCAAGACCCTGGGGCTGGCCGTGCGCAAGGGTGGGGTGATTGCCATTCGGATCCTGACGGGTATCGGATTGCTGAAGGTCCTGGGCGTCGATACGGCGCCACTGTCGGCTGCTATCGGGGTGTTTGGAGTTGCCCTGGGATTCGGGGCCCGAGCCATGGTGCAGGATCTGCTGGCCGGCCTCTGGATCCTGGTGGAAGACCGCTTCCGGTTGGGGGACCAGGTGGAGATCAACGGGGTGGCCGGGACGGTGGTGAACATGACTTTCCGGGTGATTACCGTCAAGGATGAGGGCGGGAGTCTGCACCTGTTCCAGAACGGGCAGATCCGGTCCCTGATGATTGGGCGGAGGGGCGTATGAGTGCCGCTAAGGAGAGCTGCCGGATTGCGAAGGCGATCCATCACATCTCGAACGTGCAGGGGCGCCTTGAGGTGAACGGTAGCTGGTCGGTGTCCAGCAACAAGCTGAGGTACGCCCTGGACTACCTCTATGCGGCGATGGGCTGCAAAACCTGCTGGAAGAAGTGCAAGTGCCAATGCGAGGACTGACATGGAACTGATTCCCACCCTGATTACCGCTACCGTCCTGGCCGTGTTCGGCTCGGTCACGACCTACCTGACCAACCGCTGGATCGACGGCTGGCGGAAGAAGGACGCCTACAAGCGCTTGGTGGCCGAGCCGACCATCCATGTCGGCGCCAGGCTTACACGGGTTGTTGACTCGTCCAGCGGCGTCCAGCTGATGGGACCGTGTGAGATCGTCTCTCTCGAAGTGGGACGGGTAGTTCTGCGCTCGGCTGACAAGAAAGAGATGCTTCCCCTCGGGGGGCGGGAGCTGGAGAAGCTGCACCCCTTCGCGGACCTTATGAAGCAAACGTGATGAAAGGGAAACTCCGTCAACTCGTCCAGCGGTTCGCCAAGGTAGCCAGGCCAGTCGGCGCGGGTGCCGGAGCCGTCGCCGGCCAGGGCCTCATCTCCAAGGTTCTGACCTTGCGCGACCTGCTGCATCTGGGACTGCATTCGGGTCTGGCCGCCATCGTGATTTTCGGCGGATTCTGGGCCGACTTCGGCATCGCCCTTTATCTGGTCGGACTTCCATTGATGAGGATCGGTCGACGTCTGGCCCTGTTCTGATGACCAAGCCAACCCCAAAGAAGCGCAACGCCCTGGTTGGTGTCCTGGCCGTACTGCTGGCCGGAGCGGGTGGATTTAAGGCGGGGGACTGGTACGCCAGTCTGAACGCCCCACTCACGCCCGAGGGTGCCTATAGGCTTCTGTCCGGAATTTCTGACGCGACCGGCTCAGCCATCATCAACCGGTACGAGGAGATGCAGGCCCGTTTGGCTGAGGAAGCCGCCGAATTGAAGGAGTCTCTGGAGGAAGCGA includes these proteins:
- a CDS encoding DUF4145 domain-containing protein, whose protein sequence is MKCPYCSVAFHDDWFDWYYYDDDGDESKEVCDGSGVCWRVFCAQCPECLNLIFRLHKMSRINRSNRRTEKIIVYPKHNSRPVPPEVDEKFAQDFREACLVIAVSEKASAALSRRCLQNLLREKSRVKASHLVQEIQDVIASNQLPNRINESLDAVRQVGNFATHPVKSKNTGEVIDVEPAEAEWLLDTLEQLFEFYFVEPARLKKQKAALNKKLKDAGKPLLK
- a CDS encoding Mu transposase C-terminal domain-containing protein; amino-acid sequence: MKGLTDVRMTAVPPNPDAAGQAEVDRGPAFAYDSEALWEWAKSRTGKLREEGEYRAGVLRQVVALTAHGETLQAACQSVSRAEQVSLGTLKRWYYQARNYQSQDWAAALIPGYVGRVVRQEIPSPAWDWFTSYYLTRAKPTLTEAYRRTAETAVARGWGEIPSRRTFANRLKTDVTYTRQVFLREGGEALARLYPSQRRDKRSFRAGDAVSGDGLKFDRLWVIWPDGEAINTATGWFWADIRTGYIAAWRLAKTETTDLFRLATYDLTGLFKPQLAWVDNTMVAASKAMTAGAANRRRGRDKADDPVGLLPQLGIEVRFTNPDKEMGSPGAKPIERSFGIGGIHDKVATHPRFLKRGYSRATAIPYEEFAEVVRGEVTRFNQQPKRRTAACRGVLSYEQAFRELFAKAIPTKLTESQRALLLLMPEAVRAHSKSGEIRLKAGQGPTGQRRYWTEALTEFKGRQLTAYYDPADLTRPISVYTPQGRYVAQAELLADTGFGDTAAAREWMKNKGRMIKAQKKAANAERRMRDLEVAAAYPEAEPGPLPAPGLVAGNFGQKRQVDEKRRVVGGDSPTEDDVGLSPVDRFVLENLEDWKKEKFG
- a CDS encoding transglycosylase SLT domain-containing protein yields the protein MIRDVAVALLCLAVLIVLLVFISVVPGQAQNISSEHKEIFCEEVDRAAAWDRSDRLAARTWVESNFRTDAVSPVGAAGWSQFMPLTWQEESARTDPSCSGVPATDPACSARAQIRYTRMLRRMVAVRSLTIQDLKAKQDIAYNGGIGNLWKEERACARRSGCDSRRWWGHVEGVCLRHPAACRENRAYPVKINRVLRNPQRMARLPRCEQ
- a CDS encoding AAA family ATPase, encoding MAESLVVRRVKEQIEKARLSQTRAAAEIGISGSALSQWIAGKYKGDATALTAKAQRWLDSTAKRSELVTRMPDPPEWVETPTAKRILGGLGYAQMAADLAIVYGGAGLGKSISATHYAGSSPNVWVAVMTAGGRSMAGCLERVAMACGVRSVNVRPWRLESEIVDRTSGTHGLLVVDEAQHLDTRALEALRGLHDQAGIGLALMGNELLYSRLTGGRRAAEFAQLFSRVGKRVRLTRPAQADVDAILRAWSISGAAERAQALEIARQPGGLRGLTKALRLAAMMAAGQAVAETHLKSAWRELAA
- a CDS encoding DUF1295 domain-containing protein — translated: MSQTKLPRTDYFIFERVQLYTYDVIHEKLGFKMFWGGLMVYGWLFILPLWGMAAYPSPGFSPAWTYVWLIGTAGLFLLGWAISRGTNMQKYTFKRWPERKFLGLIEPETIEAGDRKILCSGFWGIARHFNYMGEGFMALSIALAFGYFTNPWAWTYFVFIVLQFIFRQRDDDRCCAEKYGAEKWAEYQARVKYRIIPGVY
- a CDS encoding mechanosensitive ion channel translates to MTTLPPALFTIALLLVAFLFCGRLINWCVPLIRRRVVAKFQDRTPEDIEPRAKTLGLAVRKGGVIAIRILTGIGLLKVLGVDTAPLSAAIGVFGVALGFGARAMVQDLLAGLWILVEDRFRLGDQVEINGVAGTVVNMTFRVITVKDEGGSLHLFQNGQIRSLMIGRRGV
- a CDS encoding helix-turn-helix transcriptional regulator, which encodes MREYQLPQRLAIARTKLGLTRRELGVRAGLQNAESTISLFETATSVPHLWALCRLADVLNTSTDYLLGRSDYMLDPGRVKKR
- the bstA gene encoding bacillithiol transferase BstA, with translation MSEDLESLRYPIGQFEPPSRIDEGQIERWISDIETLPADLRRIVTGLTETQLDTPYRPGGWTIRQVIHHLPDSHMNSFIRFKWALTEDRPKIKAYFEDRWAELPDYAVTPVLTSLDLLEALHRRWVALLRSLTRQDLDRTFNHPESGPANLAETIGSYAWHGRHHLAHIRETIRREGWNC
- a CDS encoding regulatory protein GemA produces the protein MGKRKTSVRAYKRRAALAKIHIAKKQLGMEDETYRAMLQEVVGVDSAADLDMRDLGKVLNHLADRGAKFRGRGRRSTISSVPREKRRLLWKIYQLLGDRPVKYAVSILRNQGGPDALEWATPTQLHKVVAALEYDRMRKAKRAANERGAVDPDLLIDGVLTLLLGVAAFAAWSLILLALEA